One region of Gigantopelta aegis isolate Gae_Host chromosome 7, Gae_host_genome, whole genome shotgun sequence genomic DNA includes:
- the LOC121376928 gene encoding uncharacterized protein LOC121376928 has protein sequence MSEWRGSLSAGDFSSPRRRPPRTPQDGEGSSNTTTTTTASQSEHNNNRHLILCDLVTKLPESTATMLSRTPAILCGDHEMASWRDLKEIFFPRCSGRDCTIVENALKLKLQYPRNSADIRVCSSKEQMEFLKDLLHLVAPGSLLVNLVTFSRHLPALAVMVATKHHVSQDVRSLECMYAHSDAVRQTNSRHYPPAPAQKPFTVTLIHFPVLKLPNVSLSPEEGGTEMTFSRNCMSGEPSVESLETNCVPMRALLMARPGGRHRTARLPQHFVPLRYILGMYPGLLLELMKICADFLCQFPTQVALRRCTVEEAQELSSDQTSEMYLTSSDLLVQWTDPFYLLSCLQNRNLRPIQEERTGEDAVSKDRSNTRLTSSESFYESRGDSHSDCSDSHYDADIEETVDQSNSDERLSVVYNPFKMNITKKQFQWGSEKTTNSNRNVGHKDSKTSLSDQDEDADFDPELLFAATNGNTMGEQEVGKWELDLTKEDYLSNDGFELEILNSFPPAEKRVYDPAMIAIQLMLEEEKLSRQNRQGLVEKNARRVTEGDDDAETVSVHGMPHGEDAVDADVGFREGQNKTNSGDVSPAEASTAVTDRHINGSSQITKADIHHTRSSSSMAENQVGFDQMEKKLSLEKRLPLKKKSSFMEETSERNAFNVTKDKPKASHTFEIQALVHRNPSLGDMFTKEGTELSPGRETDDPNRRCQLSTARSSRSENIQFSPHEDTSVEGLPGFTHKTLSSPFTESVATSRNHSPFDGRLSASENSSPAHSVSLHDNGQPSPSCSRSTPDVAKLTPVNRSARRGVRKSRGSWYMDSDVPRLYKVLTASEVARRSAELVAVELSRRSSGLETDSDTNLFSCTQKTRRRKSSTMQSTGSPSPDLLPGLGKSSASPRNAGRRRSLFMGTMSMCEDFWDDRMSTRNMMKKPGRKSWPSRSVSKTPPFDKDVPLSELKQRTKQTGKRKSLPSFMSASEPLQLELTAPFYDDDTCPFNTPDQTGRKSISSVRTSSRLSPSKQTVYFPKIESNQQQISSKTGRKSVRSSSRLPESSRTKPSIDSNSRLYQTSKRTGRKSVTATATSTVCHFQRTTQLSGVETSPPETPKETGGKPVQTINTSKLSECRGITPFPVIELSPLRETGGIRTTSELSASKRSLQFSRAEMNLPHTSSQSSRSTVVHSPQSRAPQSPTQAGKKSTSFESQSMPYSNHRRRPKEGIDKQTKEKTCSKSVQNFTSNSLQSGITKPVPDSESGPQNPATRMDIRSVITTKLCQSKSVENTPGKACGKSNSSAANAEASPKIMYLPTDVDSFSTPDLNMTPSPVGENHGKSEEINSPPNSKQTERQTRSSHDKCPLQVPKTIQPTPKETGKNSSSLSKSFQSKDKMSFLEMILDSEFTMDKTQQPSTSHPAEVSGNTSRSSMSKENVLADSVGQTLPLDCPSTHPEAVQPLDREAEQMDHATEIFHLLLHNEIQFAVEIEMQNALNEKMNTIYGRRNQDNNTIVSCSRSKYSNILKHIVDKTFDKPVGGNLQKNSSRRGDGKESRKGEMSEKRVVTPLRIRKAQPNDHSPKSIKWTVEKMPKGPDGKKFTKKHKKNLSLKGKSNVKAGCSKKGKKGGSQSRTKVCDQSEISSHTRHRKPGTIKIDSSERSSSDLDSVDFKRDNCSPPVGRTRGSSKMLDNKSVGKGTNSLGPHSKRTHDVQKWQNNYGSSSRRSQIKDAKPCRRGQKTNDSRCSWSKKEQKVVDTHSSSSKPESLKPKIGYQGYNDSASTRLQSDSAHNMLTSSFKNYRQADDTQLNEQASCLQSNHVNNKGTTETTRGQKASIIQPGHDFSKYFTSDSKSISQTCSSDGSLVGGDRRKVFSEEMLNEMVSTNPFSQSVESLKSLNNCCVIKQLACDTGQVTRQSNTGQITGQIPRDTGQVTGQIPRDTESVTGQLLRDTGQITGQIPHDTGQITGQVPHDTGQVIGQIPCETEQTTAQIVCDTGQATAQIPCETEQTTAQIAHDTGQATAQIARDTRQVTGQIPCDTGQVTGHVPCETEQVTEHIARDTGQTTAQIARDTGQTTAQIACDTGQTTAQIARDTGQTTAQIACDTQQVTRHRPYDPICDTKQLKITVQLPLENEQVADRSEYESDQVASQINCEREQVTAQLTGDSEQVTAQLTCDSEQVVTGVKSERERVGKRSSTKSEQQNRRYPGEIDIVCQLLSTAIPDKKKNASPPCSRSGTRQSAPHTITSQMAAPAEASTPPNVTMNARVRCGIGLPPARYPPPVVDNRAAMAHHMGGNTCYAMTVQSASNIFFSSPQGLGGHFMNTGAPGGFCGPRLQGPFGRDMHSAPISFPPPMPFGDSAQCFLEPPVFGGWYLSSGYPPPNRLHRSPDDGTGFTSYRPFGGYQNSQQFRKTFNDTGPYLFPLPHKQNPLLSVVSEYSIPIVNAVPKTDDPRTQQKDSYTANAHQFTGEQNHAQTVRRKMFGDSSRRVHNRGLNQSNNIVNSSTCKSKRASRTDTDMLGCPSDCQNRTHFTNDASGLKTINSKKSVTFTQACKACGRGSFIHNRRECQGARTCEVSKNKSNAGQIHRVSSEKAASACKTVPNACGKADANNNSISEDPSDTESHQRVDNISSRSCLGNEAEDAESVYPIHGSPMKNKPIETNILERETHQIDDSRTKATVGKLPCMCRATVSCEPGQEEPLKQQLKMKFFLSSKHCPVHSDDKPRPCQQEMINQGESPPLPRQQQQQQHVTVNCLGEGGKTLTKRRFRSVKDRILESVKHLQGMDSVDHSSGPLMDVAQVFGSRVQLCSRDSSKDGHLSADSCSSGNPEPVSSIAAVKLEKTKQRKRSKRPAKSRRNQAECQRKMLQGAECLALVAESRRDEQDIFLEMIAGTRPCNGQGHIDEHDLRIGDADVGTQPSNSLGQADENEHGVGDSDERKSIGTGITSEECRMEAKERTEDPKTNNRETTGIGGACTNERVTSAKTELSGRRHDSETDDCVLLKTVTTAGSGGCTDSDVRGSERTDVGSISQIRYRPIASENECDLSVRGLALYKEFVFPYIVENGFKYITLKDALKLFELCCPECSISRSLLRKDPGLGRTLCNWDQVCLFDAIGMNTEQPMSTGDLLLRFDRLIQELPRLEKVARDRHRGTKLKKSQNCRYS, from the exons ATGAGTGAGTGGAGAGGAAGTCTTTCGGCCGGTGACTTCTCTAGCCCCAGGAGACGTCCTCCCCGGACTCCGCAGGATGGAGAAGGCAGCAGcaacaccaccacaaccacaacgGCCAGCCAGAGTGAACACAATAACAACAGACATCTGATTCTGTGCGACCTTGTGACGAAGCTTCCCGAGAGCACCGCGACCATGCTGTCGCGCACCCCAGCCATTCTGTGCGGCGACCACGAGATGGCGTCGTGGCGCGACCTCAAGGAGATCTTCTTCCCGCGGTGCTCGGGCAGGGACTGCACAATCGTGGAGAATGCGCTCAAGCTGAAGCTGCAGTACCCGCGCAACTCGGCCGACATCCGCGTCTGCTCGTCCAAGGAGCAGATGGAGTTCCTCAAGGATCTGCTCCACCTGGTGGCGCCCGGCTCGCTGCTCGTCAACCTGGTGACGTTCTCCCGACACCTCCCGGCACTCGCCGTCATGGTCGCAACCAAGCACCACGTGTCGCAGGATGTCCGCAGTCTCGAGTGCATGTACGCACACAGTGATGCTGTCAGACAG ACTAATTCCAGACATTACCCTCCGGCTCCAGCTCAGAAACCATTCACCGTGACCTTGATTCACTTCCCCGTGCTCAAACTGCCCAACGTGTCCCTCAGTCCCGAGGAAGGCGGCACCGAAATGACATTCTCAAGAAACTGTATGAGTGGCGAGCCCAGCGTCGAGTCCCTGGAGACGAACTGTGTTCCGATGCGAGCTCTCCTCATGGCGAGACCGGGTGGCCGACACAGGACAGCGAGGCTGCCGCAGCACTTTGTACCACTGCGGTACATTCTCGGGATGTACCCGGGTCTCCTACTCGAGCTTATGAAGATATGCGCCGACTTCCTGTGTCAGTTTCCCACCCAGGTGGCACTCAGGCGGTGCACGGTGGAGGAGGCACAGGAGTTGtcctcag ATCAGACATCGGAAATGTACCTGACTTCAAGCGACCTCCTAGTTCAGTGGACCGATCCATTTTACCTCTTGTCGTGTCTCCAGAACCGAAACTTGAGGCCGATTCAGGAGGAGAGGACTGGAGAGGACGCGGTCAGTAAGGACCGGTCAAATACGCGCCTGACGTCCAGTGAGAGTTTCTACGAATCTCGGGGAGACTCGCACTCAGACTGTTCGGATTCTCACTACGACGCCGACATCGAAGAAACTGTCGACCAATCAAACTCTGACGAACGGCTCTCCGTCGTATACAATCCATTCAAAATGAACATCACAAAAAAACAGTTTCAGTGGGGATCCGAAAAGACGACGAACAGCAACAGAAATGTCGGCCATAAAGATTCCAAGACTTCATTAAGTGACCAGGATGAGGATGCCGATTTTGACCCGGAACTGTTGTTCGCGGCAACGAACGGCAACACCATGGGTGAACAGGAGGTCGGTAAATGGGAATTGGATCTGACGAAGGAGGATTATTTGTCGAATGACGGCTTCGAACTGGAGATTCTTAACTCCTTCCCGCCGGCGGAGAAGCGGGTGTATGACCCGGCCATGATTGCCATTCAGCTGATGCTGGAGGAAGAAAAGCTGAGCAGACAGAACAGACAGGGTCTGGTTGAAAAAAATGCCAGACGGGTGACGGAAGGAGATGACGATGCAGAAACTGTGTCAGTGCACGGAATGCCTCATGGTGAAGATGCAGTGGATGCCGATGTCGGATTTCGTGaaggacaaaataaaacaaactctggAGACGTCAGCCCTGCAGAAGCATCCACTGCTGTTACAGACCGCCATATTAATGGGTCTAGCCAGATAACAAAGGCTGACATTCATCACACAAGAAGCTCGTCTTCGATGGCAGAAAACCAGGTCGGTTTTGATCAAATGGAAAAAAAGTTATCTTTAGAAAAAAGGTTGCCTTTGAAGAAAAAATCTTCCTTCATGGAGGAAACGTCTGAAAGGAATGCATTTAACGTGACAAAGGACAAGCCTAAGGCATCACATACATTTGAAATCCAGGCGTTAGTGCATAGGAATCCATCACTAGGAGACATGTTCACTAAGGAAGGGACAGAATTATCACCAGGAAGGGAGACTGATGACCCAAACCGGAGGTGCCAGCTATCAACTGCCAGATCCTCCAGGAGTGAGAACATCCAGTTTTCTCCACATGAAGACACAAGTGTAGAGGGTCTCCCAGGCTTCACACACAAGACACTCTCGTCTCCTTTCACCGAATCGGTTGCCACAAGCAGAAACCACTCTCCGTTTGACGGCAGATTATCGGCATCTGAAAACTCATCTCCCGCACATTCCGTATCCCTCCATGATAATGGTCAGCCTTCCCCGTCCTGTAGCAGGTCCACTCCAGATGTGGCAAAGCTGACGCCAGTTAATAGATCTGCCAGGAGAGGTGTGAGGAAATCCAGAGGATCGTGGTACATGGATTCCGACGTCCCCAGACTGTACAAGGTGCTGACGGCCTCTGAGGTGGCACGGCGATCGGCCGAGTTGGTGGCGGTGGAGCTGTCCAGAAGGAGCAGTGGCCTTGAGACAGACAGTGACACCAACCTGTTCAGCTGTACTCAGAAGACCAGGAGGAGAAAGTCCTCCACCATGCAGTCCACGGGAAGTCCAAGTCCAGATCTGTTACCAGGTCTAGGGAAGTCCTCTGCTTCTCCTAGAAATGCAGGGAGAAGGAGGAGTTTGTTCATGGGCACGATGTCGATGTGTGAAGATTTCTGGGACGATAGGATGAGTACACGGAACATGATGAAGAAACCTGGTAGAAAGTCTTGGCCGTCTCGCTCTGTTTCAAAGACACCTCCATTTGACAAGGATGTTCCGCTGTCAGAGTTAAAGCAGAGAACAAAACAGACTGGTAAGAGGAAGTCTTTGCCTTCATTCATGTCTGCTTCGGAACCTCTCCAGTTAGAACTGACTGCCCCATTCTATGATGATGACACTTGTCCTTTCAACACTCCAGACCAGACAGGACGAAAATCTATATCATCAGTAAGGACATCTTCGAGGTTATCGCCGTCCAAACAAACTGTGTATTTCCCAAAGATTGAGTCAAATCAACAGCAGATTTCAAGCAAGACTGGTAGGAAGTCAGTTAGGTCAAGTTCAAGATTACCCGAGTCCTCCAGAACCAAGCCATCAATTGATTCTAACTCGAGGCTGTATCAAACTTCAAAACGGACTGGTAGAAAGTCTGTGACAGCCACAGCCACCTCGACAGTATGCCACTTtcaaaggaccacacagctctCCGGTGTGGAGACAAGCCCACCAGAAACTCCCAAAGAAACTGGTGGAAAGCCTGTTCAGACAATTAACACTTCAAAATTATCTGAGTGTAGAGGAATCACGCCATTTCCTGTCATTGAATTAAGTCCGCTAAGAGAGACTGGTGGAATTCGGACTACTTCAGAATTATCAGCGTCTAAAAGAAGCTTGCAGTTCTCTAGAGCTGAGATGAATCTGCCTCATACTTCATCACAGTCTAGCAGAAGTACCGTAGTCCACAGTCCACAGTCCAGGGCCCCACAGTCTCCAACACAAGCTGGTAAAAAGTCCACTTCATTTGAGTCTCAAAGCATGCCATACTCCAACCATCGAAGAAGACCGAAAGAAGGGattgataaacaaacaaaagaaaaaacttgTAGCAAGTCTGTTCAAAATTTCACTTCGAACTCACTGCAATCTGGAATAACCAAGCCAGTCCCAGATTCTGAGTCAGGTCCACAAAATCCTGCAACACGGATGGATATAAGATCTGTGATCACCACTAAATTATGCCAGTCCAAAAGTGTGGAAAACACTCCAGGAAAAGCTTGTGGAAAGTCTAATTCATCAGCTGCTAATGCAGAAGCATCTCCTAAAATAATGTATCTGCCCACTGATGTCGATTCATTTTCAACTCCAGATCTAAACATGACACCATCTCCTGTAGGTGAGAATCACGGTAAGTCTGAAGAAATTAACAGTCCTCCTAActcaaaacaaactgaaagaCAAACACGATCCTCTCATGATAAATGTCCACTACAAGTTCCGAAGACCATACAGCCCACTCCAAAAGAGACTGGAAAAAATTCTAGTTCTCTATCAAAGTCATTCCAGTCTAAAGACAAAATGTCATTTCTTGAAATGATTTTAGATTCAGAATTCACAATGGATAAAACACAGCAGCCATCAACTTCTCACCCAGCTGAAGTATCTGGTAATACTTCAAGATCATCAATGTCAAAAGAGAATGTGTTGGCTGACAGTGTGGGACAGACTTTGCCACTTGATTGTCCATCAACTCATCCTGAAGCGGTGCAGCCATTGGATAGAGAGGCAGAACAGATGGATCATGCTACGGAAATCTTCCACTTGTTGCTTCACAATGAGATCCAGTTTGCTGTCGAGATAGAGATGCAGAATGCCCTCAATGAGAAGATGAACACTATCTATGGCAGACGGAACCAGGATAACAATACCATTGTATCATGCAGTCGTTCGAAGTACAGTAATATCCTGAAACATATAGTGGACAAGACCTTTGATAAACCTGTTGGTGGCAATTTGCAGAAGAATTCATCCAGACGTGGTGATGGTAAAGAGAGCAGGAAAGGTGAGATGTCGGAAAAAAGAGTCGTTACTCCTCTTAGAATTCGTAAAGCACAGCCAAATGATCACTCTCCAAAATCCATCAAGTGGACTGTTGAGAAGATGCCAAAAGGCCCAGATGGTAAAAAATTTACCAAGAAACACAAAAAGAATCTATCTTTGAAAGGAAAATCAAACGTAAAAGCTGGATGTAGCAAAAAAGGGAAAAAGGGTGGCAGTCAAAGTCGAACAAAAGTCTGTGACCAGTCAGAAATTTCAAGCCACACCCGTCACAGAAAACCTGGAACCATTAAGATAGACAGTTCAGAGAGGTCAAGCTCTGATTTGGATAGCGTGGATTTTAAACGAGATAACTGCAGTCCACCTGTTGGGCGTACCAGAGGATCGAGCAAGATGTTGGACAACAAATCTGTGGGAAAGGGTACAAATTCCCTTGGTCCACATTCTAAAAGAACCCACGATGTTCAGAAATGGCAGAATAACTATGGTTCAAGTTCCCGTCGGTCACAAATTAAGGATGCCAAACCATGCAGACGAGGACAGAAAACAAATGATTCGAGGTGCAGCTGGTCAAAGAAAGAGCAGAAAGTGGTTGACACACATTCCAGTTCCTCAAAACCTGAAAGTTTGAAACCAAAAATAGGATACCAAGGTTATAATGATTCAGCTTCCACGCGTCTGCAAAGTGACAGTGCCCACAACATGCTAACAAGTAGCTTCAAGAATTACAGGCAGGCAGACGACACCCAACTGAATGAGCAAGCCAGCTGTCTGCAGTCGAATCATGTAAACAATAAAGGTACCACAGAGACGACACGAGGTCAGAAGGCTAGTATAATACAGCCCGGACATGATTTCAGCAAATATTTTACAAGCGATTCCAAAAGTATATCTCAGACATGTTCCAGTGACGGCAGTCTGGTTGGTGGTGATAGAAGAAAGGTGTTTTCTGAAGAGATGCTAAACGAAATGGTCTCCACCAACCCTTTCTCACAGAGTGTCGAGTCGCTCAAGTCCTTGAACAACTGTTGTGTGATTAAACAGTTAGCATGTGACACCGGACAAGTCACAAGACAGTCGAACACTGGACAAATTACAGGGCAGATACCACGTGACACTGGACAAGTTACGGGACAGATACCACGTGACACTGAAAGTGTTACAGGGCAATTACTACGTGACACTGGACAAATTACAGGACAGATACCACATGACACTGGACAAATTACAGGACAGGTACCACATGATACTGGACAAGTTATAGGACAGATACCATGTGAAACTGAACAAACTACAGCTCAGATAGTATGTGACACTGGACAAGCTACAGCTCAGATACCATGTGAAACTGAACAAACTACAGCTCAGATAGCACATGACACTGGACAAGCTACAGCTCAGATAGCACGTGACACTAGACAAGTTACAGGACAGATACCATGTGATACTGGACAAGTTACAGGACACGTACCATGTGAAACTGAACAAGTTACAGAACATATAGCACGTGACACTGGACAAACTACAGCTCAGATAGCACGTGATACTGGACAAACTACAGCTCAGATAGCATGTGATACTGGACAAACTACAGCTCAGATAGCACGTGACACTGGACAAACTACAGCTCAGATAGCATGTGACACTCAACAGGTTACCAGACATAGACCATATGACCCTATATGTGATACAAAACAGTTAAAAATTACAGTACAGTTACCACTTGAAAATGAACAAGTCGCAGATCGCTCAGAATATGAAAGTGATCAAGTTGCAAGCCAGATAAATTGTGAACGTGAACAAGTTACAGCTCAACTAACAGGTGATAGTGAACAAGTTACAGCTCAACTAACATGTGATAGTGAACAAGTTGTAACAGGGGTGAAAAGTGAACGTGAACGCGTTGGAAAACGGTCATCAACGAAAAGTGAACAACAAAACAGGCGCTATCCAGGGGAAATAGATATTGTTTGTCAGCTTCTCTCAACAGCCATAccagacaagaaaaaaaatgcTTCCCCTCCATGTTCTAGAAGCGGTACCAGACAATCTGCCCCACATACCATAACCAGCCAGATGGCAGCACCTGCAGAAGCTTCAACTCCACCTAATGTAACAATGAACGCTCGTGTGAGGTGTGGCATTGGTTTACCACCAGCAAGATATCCTCCTCCAGTGGTAGACAACAGGGCTGCGATGGCCCACCACATGGGTGGTAACACGTGCTACGCAATGACCGTCCAGTCTGCCTCCAATATCTTCTTCTCCTCTCCTCAGGGTCTTGGGGGTCACTTCATGAATACCGGGGCACCTGGTGGGTTCTGTGGACCTCGCCTGCAAGGTCCTTTTGGCAGAGATATGCATAGCGCTCCAATTTCCTTTCCGCCTCCAATGCCTTTTGGGGATAGTGCGCAGTGCTTCTTGGAGCCACCTGTGTTTGGTGGATGGTATTTGTCAAGCGGGTACCCACCACCCAACAGATTACATCGGAGTCCTGACGATGGCACAGGTTTCACATCGTACAGGCCATTCGGTGGGTACCAGAATTCCCAACAGTTCAGAAAGACATTCAACGACACGGGTCCCTATCTGTTCCCTCTCCCACACAAGCAGAATCCACTTTTAAGTGTTGTGTCAGAATATTCGATACCCATTGTGAATGCGGTACCAAAAACGGATGACCCTCGGACACAGCAGAAAGATTCTTATACAGCTAATGCACATCAGTTTACTGGTGAACAGAATCATGCACAGACTGTTCGACGGAAAATGTTTGGTGATAGTTCTAGAAGAGTTCATAACCGGGGGTTAAATCAAAGTAACAACATCGTCAATAGCTCAACTTGCAAGAGCAAAAGAGCTTCCAGGACTGATACAGATATGTTAGGGTGTCCCTCCGACTGTCAAAATAGGACTCACTTCACTAATGATGCCAGTGGGCTGAAGACCATCAACTCGAAAAAATCAGTGACTTTCACACAAGCATGCAAGGCATGTGGTAGAGgttcatttattcataataGAAGGGAATGCCAAGGCGCTAGGACTTGTGAAGTTTCCAAAAACAAATCTAATGCAGGCCAAATCCATAGGGTATCTTCTGAAAAGGCTGCCAGTGCATGTAAAACTGTGCCTAATGCATGTGGAAAAGCTGATGCCAACAACAATAGCATATCGGAAGATCCTTCAGACACCGAGAGTCATCAGAGGGTGGATAACATATCGAGTAGGAGTTGCCTCGGTAATGAGGCTGAAGATGCAGAGAGTGTGTATCCCATTCATGGATCACCGATGAAGAACAAACCTATCGAGACGAACATCCTTGAGAGAGAAACTCACCAGATAGATGACAGTCGGACAAAGGCGACAGTGGGTAAGTTGCCATGTATGTGTAGAGCTACAGTGAGCTGCGAGCCCGGACAGGAGGAGCCTTTGAAGCAGCAGTTGAAAATGAAATTCTTTCTGTCATCTAAGCACTGTCCGGTCCATTCAGATGACAAACCCAGGCCCTGTCAGCAAGAGATGATCAACCAAGGTGAGAGTCCTCCACTGCCAaggcaacagcagcagcagcagcatgtAACAGTTAATTGCCTTGGTGAAGGAGGGAAGACCCTCACAAAGCGAAGATTCAGGAGTGTCAAGGACAGGATTCTGGAGAGTGTGAAGCATCTTCAAGGGATGGATTCGGTGGATCATTCAAGCGGTCCACTGATGGATGTTGCACAAGTGTTTGGTTCCAGGGTTCAGCTCTGTTCCAGAGATTCATCAAAGGATGGCCATCTCAGTGCAGATTCTTGCAGCAGCGGTAATCCAGAACCTGTGTCTTCTATAGCAGCAGTAAAGCTTGAGAAAACAAAGCAGAGGAAACGGTCAAAGAGGCCAGCCAAATCACGAAGGAATCAGGCCGAGTGTCAGAGAAAGATGCTTCAAGGAGCAGAATGTTTGGCTCTTGTGGCAGAATCTAGACGTGATGAGCAGGACATCTTCCTCGAAATGATTGCCGGGACACGACCTTGCAACGGTCAAGGACACATTGATGAACATGACCTCAGAATAGGTGATGCCGATGTAGGAACACAACCCAGTAATAGTCTAGGACAAGCTGATGAGAATGAACATGGGGTAGGTGATTCAGATGAAAGAAAGTCCATTGGAACTGGAATCACGTCTGAAGAATGCAGAATGGAGGCTAAAGAGAGAACGGAAGATCCTAAAACCAATAACCGAGAAACGACAGGGATCGGTGGAGCCTGTACCAATGAACGTGTAACATCAGCAAAAACAGAGTTGAGTGGCAGACGGCATGATTCAGAAACAGATGACTGTGTCTTGTTGAAGACAGTGACCACTGCAGGCAGTGGAGGATGTACAGACAGTGATGTGCGAGGCTCTGAAAGGACAGATGTTGGAAGCATCAGTCAAATTAG GTATCGACCTATTGCATCCGAAAATGAATGTGATCTGAGTGTGCGTGGTCTCGCCTTGTACAAGGAGTTTGTATTCCCCTACATTGTGGAGAACGGATTCAAGTACATCACTCTGAAAGATGCACTCAAGCTGTTTGAGCTCTGTTGTCCGGAGTGCAGCATCTCACGAAGTCTTCTGCGTAAGGATCCAGGTCTTGGCAGGACTCTGTGCAACTGGGATCAG GTGTGTCTATTTGATGCGATCGGGATGAACACCGAGCAGCCGATGTCCACGGGGGACCTTCTGCTACGTTTCGATCGACTCATACAAGAATTGCCGCGACTGGAGAAGGTTGCACGTGATAGACACAGAGGAACAAAGCTGAAGAAAAGCCAGAACTGTCGATACTCGTAA